In Zingiber officinale cultivar Zhangliang chromosome 9B, Zo_v1.1, whole genome shotgun sequence, the genomic window CATTACTTTTCTATTATGATTTTATCTCTCACCTAgtaggataagacttggttgttattgtttGTTGTTGCTATGATCATGCCTGTTTGAAGTTCTCAATGGTGTTAGTTTACATGAAATTCTTATATTTGTTCTTCTATGTGAAATATTCAGCATTGAAGTCTGAATCATTCATACTAATGTTCTCATGAGGACCATACAGGGAAACTGGCATCAAGAATATGGCAAACTTAAGGCCAAGATTGAGGTTTTAAGTAAAAGCCAAAGGTAGATCCGTTATAGTTACATCTAGATTTTTCATCAGAACATATGATCGGAGCTAAGGTTTTTCCATAATTTGGCATACCTAGTGATACCCTGCTAACAATAATTGCTTCAGGCATCTAATGGGGGAGCAACTCGATTCCTTGAGCCATAAAGAACTCCAACAGCTAGAAAATCAGCTAGACAATTCTTTGAAACATATCCGGTCAAGAAAGGTTAACCACACGACCTTTTCCCGTGCTAAAACAAAGGTTGTTTAAGCAAGACATTCTGAAGTTGTATCGACCATGATTTTCTTTATATGGTGCAGAACCAAGTGGTGTTTGACTCTATCACTGAGCTTCAGAGGAAGGtaaaaattcttttatcaatatatatatatagaaaactgTCATGATCCTTCAAGAGcctaaaatgattaaatttaggTAAATAATAATACTACATGCATGTGCATAACCATCTCTTTTTTATTTACAGGAGAAGGCACTACAGGAGCAAAACAAGAGTTTGGAGAAGCAAGTGAGTTTGTGACCCTTTTTGCCCAAGTGAATGCAATTCTTCTACTCCGTAAACAACATTAATAGATTATGAACACCATGGAGATTAAATCTTATTTAATTTAAACAAGATCCTAGAGAAGCAGAAGGCCAAGGCTCTCACCCAGCAGGCACACTGGGAACAAGCCCAAACAAGTTCCTCCTCTCCACCCTTTTTGTTGGCTGATGCTAACCATACCTTGAATATTGGGTATGCATCTTCAACTATATGAACTTTACATTGTTATTATTTACAATACTCATGGAATTAAAATAGGAAGATATACTGTGTCAGACCATGATCATTTTCATAATTTTGTTTGATGAGGCAGGTGCTACCAAGGAAGGGCAACCATAGGAGGGGAGGAAGAAGCTGTAGAGGTCCAGGCTCAGATCTATGGCAGCATATTGCCTCCCTGGATGCTCAACCATTTGAATGGCTAGCTCCAAATCATCCTTGAGGAAATACTGTGATATATATTATGACGATGGTAACGGGGCAACGGCAACGGCTACGGCAACAACGACGAAAGAGCAACTTCCATCCATGTTCTCTTCATGCAAGTCTAGATCCTATAAGTAAATTTTGGATTAGTTGTTGCTGTTGTACCAGTGTATCTGTAATGAATAATGTTGCAATCATATAATCAGATATGCAATCTCAAATCCTTTTCTTGACTTCCATGGATATGAGCCATGTGCTAGTAGTTTGAATTGTGTATAAGTAGGGTGGCAAGGAATTCTTCGGTTCCCTAACTCTAGATtgtatttgtttaaaataaaattgtagTCTCTATCAAATTATATTTCAGTGAATGCGTTTcactaaataaaattattttgtatTTTCCCATATTTCTCTTGTTAGAATATTATAATCTAAGCTTCCACATGCACAAGCATCCCTCCTAGTATCTTTGGGTTGGAGTAAATCAAATGACTAAGCTAAGAAGTTTTGAACTTTTATTCCATATCGATTGAAATTAACAGTTGTGTGTTTTTACTTGAATTGTATCATATACGATTTTCAAGGGGaaatttttagttttaggttacaTACTTTGTCATTCCATCGGAAATCAATTTTATGACATAGATACTTATGACCTCCCCTACTACACGGTGCAATAATTCCTTAATGTCCCCTCGGATGGAtctagtgactagcgcatgaggtgttgtcaccatgAAGTATGAGGTTCGAATCGTATTCGCCCTTTGCCACCAATAATGATTCCTTAACTATTATAACTTTTATTATAACGATATTTTCTATAGATCAAATTACTTAGTGAATTACTCTGTTACATATGCTTGGGGTAAAAGGTTTTTTTTCTAATAATCCAGGTTTTAATAGTTGGAATTGATTAATTTTGGAAGTGACTGATTCATTGTCACGGAAGTTTTTCATTAGTTATCTGAATAAATCCGATAAATGATTGCATTGAAAACCATGGACAGTCGACCTCCACAATCAACTCATCATTATAGGTCATCATATTCTACTTAGGTACTAGAACCGTGGACCACAAACACGATCGCTCCACTAGGTGAAGGCCACCTGGCCTCACTTGGG contains:
- the LOC122024557 gene encoding truncated transcription factor CAULIFLOWER A-like translates to MGRGRVQLKRIENKISRQVTFSKRRSGLLKKAHEISVLCDAEVAVIVFSSKGRLYEYSTNSSMEKILERYEQYCYAEKALTSSELECQGNWHQEYGKLKAKIEVLSKSQRHLMGEQLDSLSHKELQQLENQLDNSLKHIRSRKNQVVFDSITELQRKEKALQEQNKSLEKQILEKQKAKALTQQAHWEQAQTSSSSPPFLLADANHTLNIGCYQGRATIGGEEEAVEVQAQIYGSILPPWMLNHLNG